A genomic region of Streptomyces rimosus contains the following coding sequences:
- a CDS encoding nuclear transport factor 2 family protein, whose translation MPVHQDNYSLGKQFHAALVTADWEAIRALLHEDAVWELPGDNAISGPAEGADAVVERARKIAGYGVNFTLLHILVSRRNMALSLHNTARRGDVVLDEHLSTVCTVRDGKIAAIETYLSDVDGMNAFFV comes from the coding sequence ATGCCCGTCCACCAGGACAACTACTCCCTCGGCAAGCAGTTCCACGCCGCGCTCGTCACCGCCGACTGGGAGGCGATCCGCGCCCTCCTGCACGAGGACGCGGTCTGGGAACTGCCCGGCGACAACGCGATCTCCGGCCCTGCGGAAGGTGCGGACGCGGTCGTCGAGCGCGCCCGCAAGATCGCCGGATACGGCGTGAACTTCACCCTGCTGCACATCCTCGTCAGCCGCCGCAACATGGCGCTGTCCCTGCACAACACCGCACGGCGCGGGGACGTGGTGCTGGACGAGCACCTGTCCACGGTGTGCACGGTGCGTGACGGCAAGATCGCGGCCATCGAGACCTACCT